In one window of Dromaius novaehollandiae isolate bDroNov1 chromosome W, bDroNov1.hap1, whole genome shotgun sequence DNA:
- the LOC112994468 gene encoding RNA-binding E3 ubiquitin-protein ligase MEX3C, whose protein sequence is MPSGSAATASPGEEPAEPPRLPPPPLLQQPDTRLLRQRLAGLRLRGRGLAGGEAAPRRQARRRRAAPPSPAEPAPGGAGEEEEEEEEEAGDEGDLELEEEELAGEEEEEEEEAAALLLLSSPSSQPPPLLPALGSVLLSAPFDAQEAAAAALYGAEDPQGMMAAMLSHAYGGAGGLPGEQAALLRRKSVNTTECVPVPSSEHVAEIVGRQGCKIKALRAKTNTYIKTPVRGEEPIFVVTGRKEDVAMAKREILSAAEHFSMIRASRNKNGPALGGLPCTPNLPGQTTVQVRVPYRVVGLVVGPKGATIKRIQQQTHTYIVTPSRDKEPVFEVTGMPENVDRAREEIEMHIAMRTGNYIELNEENDFHYNGTDVSFEGGTLGSAWLTSNPVPPSRTRMISNYRNDSSSSLGSGSTDSYFGSNRLADFSPTSPFSTGNFWFGETLPSVGTEDLAVDSPAYDSLPTPSQTIWTPFEPVNPLSAFGGDPTGSVKPQRRGSQPSTPRLSPTFPENLEHPLARRVRSDPPSTGNQAGLPIYIPAFSNGTNSYSSSNGGSTSSSPPESRRKHDCVICFENEVIAALVPCGHNLFCMECANKICEKETPSCPVCQTAVTQAIQIHS, encoded by the exons ATGCCGAGCGGCAGCGCCGCCACGGCCTCCCCCGGCGAGGagcccgccgagccgccgcgcctgccgccgccgccgctgctccagCAGCCCGACACGCGGCTGCTGCGGCAGCGCCTCGCCGGCCTgcgcctccgcggccgcggcctagccggcggcgaggcggccccgcggcggcaggcccggcggcggcgggccgcccccccctcccccgcggagccggcgcccggcggggcgggggaggaggaggaggaggaggaggaggaggccggcgACGAAGGGGActtggagctggaggaggaggagctggcgggggaggaagaggaggaggaggaggaggcggcggcgctgctgctgctctcctcgcCCTCCtcgcagccgccgccgctgctgcccgcgCTGGGCTCGGTGCTGCTCTCGGCCCCCTTCGAtgcgcaggaggcggcggcggcggcgctgtaCGGCGCGGAGGATCCTCAGGGCATGATGGCGGCGATGCTGTCCCACGCCtacggcggggccggcggcctgCCCGGCGAGCAGGCGGCGCTGCTCCGCCGCAAGAGCGTCAACACCACCGAGTGCGTGCCGGTGCCCAGCTCCGAGCATGTGGCCGAGATCGTGGGCCGCCAGG GTTGCAAAATAAAAGCACTAAGGGCCAAGACAAATACGTATATTAAGACCCCCGTTCGTGGAGAAGAGCCCATCTTTGTTGTCACTGGACGAAAAGAGGACGTAGCCATGGCCAAAAGGGAAATTCTCTCAGCTGCTGAACACTTCTCCATGATCCGAGCATCACGCAACAAAAACGGTCCTGCCCTGGGAGGGTTGCCGTGTACTCCCAACCTACCAGGTCAGACGACAGTCCAAGTCAGGGTGCCTTACCGTGTAGTTGGGCTAGTGGTTGGACCTAAAGGAGCTACAATCAAAAGGATTCAGCAGCAGACACACACCTACATAGTCACTCCCAGCAGAGACAAGGAGCCCGTCTTTGAAGTTACAGGAATGCCCGAAAACGTTGATCGCGCCCGAGAGGAAATTGAGATGCATATAGCCATGCGTACTGGAAACTACATTGAGCTGAATGAAGAGAACGATTTCCATTACAATGGTACAGATGTGAGCTTTGAAGGAGGCACTCTTGGATCTGCTTGGCTTACTTCTAATCCAGTCCCTCCTAGCCGCACCAGAATGATTTCTAATTATAGAAATGATAGCTCCAGCTCCTTGGGAAGTGGCTCCACAGATTCCTATTTTGGAAGCAATAGATTGGCTGACTTCAGCCCAACGAGTCCATTCAGCACAGGCAACTTTTGGTTTGGAGAAACGCTGCCTTCGGTGGGCACAGAAGATCTGGCAGTTGACTCTCCTGCATATGACTCCTTACCAACACCTTCCCAAACCATTTGGACCCCTTTTGAACCTGTAAACCCACTCTCTGCCTTTGGTGGCGACCCTACTGGTAGTGTCAAGCCTCAGCGAAGAGGGAGTCAGCCATCTACTCCTCGTCTGTCACCAACGTTTCCGGAAAATCTGGAACATCCTCTTGCTAGGAGAGTAAGAAGTGACCCACCTAGTACAGGCAACCAAGCTGGCCTTCCAATATACATCCCTGCTTTTTCTAATGGTACCAACAGCTATTCCTCTTCCAATGGTGGCTCCACCTCCAGTTCACCCCCCGAGTCGCGGCGGAAGCACGACTGCGTGATATGCTTTGAGAACGAAGTCATTGCGGCCCTAGTCCCGTGTGGTCACAATCTCTTCTGCATGGAATGTGCCAACaaaatctgtgaaaaagaaaCGCCATCATGTCCCGTTTGCCAGACAGCTGTTACTCAGGCAATCCAAATTCACtcttaa